Part of the Anaerolineae bacterium genome, TTGACATCCGAGGCCAGCGCGGCCATTTCAATGGCCAGCACGCCTTCGGCAATCAACTCGCCCGCGCCCGGCCCGGCAATGCCGACGCCCAGCACCCGTTCGGTTTCGCTGTCGATGATGAGCTTGGTCAG contains:
- a CDS encoding dihydrolipoyl dehydrogenase (E3 component of pyruvate and 2-oxoglutarate dehydrogenase complex; catalyzes the oxidation of dihydrolipoamide to lipoamide), with translation LTKLIIDSETERVLGVGIAGPGAGELIAEGVLAIEMAALASDVKFSIHAHPTLSETVMEAAEVFFGRSTHVYRPKRKR